A section of the Enterococcus montenegrensis genome encodes:
- the plsX gene encoding phosphate acyltransferase PlsX, protein MKIAVDAMGGDNAPKAIVEGVMLAKKDFPDIEFQLYGKEAEIKKFVTDETNVKIIHTDEKINSDDEPVKAIRRKKQASMVLAAQAVKNGTADAIFSAGNTGALLAAGLFIVGRIKGIERPGLMSTLPVIGKEGGFDMLDLGANADNKPEHLLQYGILGSFYAQHVRGITNPRVGLLNNGTEETKGSELTKKAFELLKSEKSINFIGNVEARELLNGAADVVVTDGFTGNAVLKTIEGTALNMMALLKESILAEGFKGKMGALLLKDGLRNLKNEMDYAKYGGAVLFGLKAPVIKTHGATGPEAVSYTIRQIHTMLQADMVPQLVAQFEAREDEKAN, encoded by the coding sequence ATGAAAATCGCAGTCGATGCGATGGGCGGCGATAATGCACCCAAAGCAATTGTCGAAGGTGTCATGTTGGCAAAAAAAGATTTTCCTGATATTGAATTTCAATTATATGGTAAAGAAGCAGAAATTAAAAAATTCGTAACCGATGAAACAAACGTTAAAATTATTCACACGGATGAAAAAATTAATAGTGATGACGAACCGGTTAAAGCAATTCGTCGTAAAAAACAAGCTTCGATGGTCTTAGCAGCACAAGCAGTGAAAAATGGCACAGCAGATGCTATTTTTTCTGCGGGGAATACAGGGGCATTATTGGCAGCCGGCTTGTTTATCGTTGGGCGGATTAAAGGAATCGAACGTCCTGGTCTAATGTCTACGTTACCAGTAATTGGTAAAGAGGGCGGTTTTGATATGTTAGACCTTGGAGCAAATGCCGACAATAAACCAGAACATTTATTGCAATATGGCATTTTAGGCTCTTTTTATGCCCAACATGTCAGAGGGATCACAAATCCTCGCGTTGGTTTGTTAAATAATGGGACCGAAGAAACCAAAGGCAGCGAATTAACGAAAAAAGCTTTTGAACTCTTAAAATCAGAAAAAAGCATTAACTTCATTGGTAATGTGGAAGCAAGAGAACTTTTAAACGGCGCAGCAGATGTTGTCGTGACCGATGGCTTTACCGGCAATGCCGTTTTAAAAACAATTGAAGGAACAGCGCTAAACATGATGGCTCTTTTAAAAGAATCTATTTTAGCAGAAGGCTTCAAAGGGAAAATGGGCGCATTGCTGTTAAAAGATGGTTTGCGTAATTTGAAAAATGAAATGGATTACGCCAAATATGGTGGTGCTGTTTTATTTGGCTTAAAAGCACCAGTAATTAAAACCCATGGTGCTACAGGACCAGAGGCGGTCAGCTATACAATTCGTCAAATTCATACCATGTTGCAAGCAGATATGGTCCCGCAATTAGTCGCACAATTTGAGGCGCGGGAAGATGAAAAGGCGAATTAA
- the opp4B gene encoding oligopeptide ABC transporter permease has protein sequence MWKTILRRVLLMIPQVIILSILIFMLAKMMPGDPFTGLISPTTSPSRIAELREQAGLNDPWPQQYVRWVGNALKGDFGISYNYKYAVTTVIGQRIGNTVRLAIVTVILTYLIAIPMGLFAGRYQNSWFDKFVVAYNFISFAIPVFVLALIMLLIFGYRLDWFPTTGSVSINSSAGSFKYFLDELYHVALPAIVQALLGTAVTIQYLRSEVVDAKQMDYVRTARSKGVPTNRVFTRHIFRNASLPIASQLGYEIVALISGSVVIERIFNYPGIGNLFISSIQQRDYAIITALTLIFGIATLIGTLVSDIVMSIVDPRIRIQ, from the coding sequence ATGTGGAAAACAATTTTACGACGTGTACTTTTAATGATCCCTCAAGTTATTATTTTGAGTATTTTAATCTTTATGTTAGCCAAAATGATGCCTGGGGATCCATTTACCGGGTTGATCAGTCCTACGACTTCACCGTCACGGATTGCAGAACTAAGAGAACAAGCTGGTTTAAATGATCCATGGCCGCAACAATATGTTCGTTGGGTTGGTAACGCCTTAAAAGGTGACTTTGGTATTAGTTATAACTACAAATATGCCGTTACGACAGTTATCGGACAACGGATCGGCAATACGGTTCGTTTGGCGATTGTTACAGTTATTTTGACTTATTTGATTGCTATTCCAATGGGGTTATTTGCCGGCAGATATCAAAACTCTTGGTTTGATAAATTTGTTGTTGCATATAACTTCATCAGCTTTGCGATTCCAGTATTCGTATTAGCTTTGATTATGTTGTTAATTTTTGGTTACCGTCTAGATTGGTTCCCTACCACGGGGAGTGTCTCGATTAACTCCAGTGCTGGGTCCTTTAAGTACTTCTTAGATGAGTTGTACCACGTCGCGTTGCCGGCAATTGTTCAAGCGTTACTGGGAACAGCTGTAACCATCCAATACTTACGTAGTGAAGTTGTCGATGCAAAACAAATGGATTATGTGCGGACTGCCCGTTCTAAAGGGGTACCAACCAACCGCGTGTTTACCCGCCATATTTTCCGAAACGCATCATTACCAATCGCTTCACAATTGGGGTATGAAATTGTCGCATTGATTTCTGGTTCAGTGGTTATCGAGCGTATCTTTAACTATCCTGGGATTGGGAACTTGTTCATTTCAAGTATCCAACAACGGGATTATGCTATCATCACTGCTTTGACGTTGATTTTCGGGATTGCTACTTTGATCGGGACATTGGTGTCTGATATCGTGATGAGTATCGTTGATCCGCGGATCCGCATTCAGTAG
- a CDS encoding ABC transporter permease, with product MSEKNTTEKTAPVEKVSVPPMGIRMIAREFVKDRLALFSLIVLVLLLLFAFVGALFFDQSLVNTVNPIDRYLEPGSISMEGHKLLLGSDDGGRDVLGLLVIGARNSIFIGFAITIATSIIGVGIGIMSGYFGGIFDMIVMRIVDFVMILPIQLIIIVLVTIIPRYTALSLVIIMSAFYWTAKARLFRAKTLSEVRRDYVSASKTLGTNDFKIMFREIMPNLSSLIITNLTMNFAGNIGIETTLTFLGFGLPNETPSLGTLISFATDSDVLVNKQWVWVPASILILVLMLAINYVGQAFKRSADARQRLG from the coding sequence ATGTCTGAAAAAAATACAACAGAAAAAACGGCTCCAGTTGAAAAAGTATCGGTTCCACCAATGGGAATTCGAATGATTGCCCGCGAATTTGTTAAAGATCGTTTGGCACTTTTTTCACTGATAGTCTTAGTTTTATTATTACTTTTTGCTTTTGTGGGGGCGTTGTTCTTTGACCAGAGTTTGGTCAATACCGTTAACCCAATTGACCGCTATTTGGAACCAGGATCAATTTCCATGGAAGGTCATAAATTACTTTTAGGTTCTGATGATGGTGGTCGTGATGTTTTAGGCTTGCTTGTAATCGGCGCACGTAACTCAATTTTTATTGGTTTTGCAATTACGATTGCGACATCGATTATCGGTGTGGGTATCGGAATTATGTCGGGTTACTTTGGTGGCATTTTCGATATGATCGTGATGCGTATAGTCGATTTCGTTATGATTTTACCCATCCAATTAATCATCATTGTGTTAGTAACCATTATTCCACGCTATACAGCACTAAGTTTGGTTATCATCATGAGTGCGTTTTATTGGACGGCTAAAGCACGGCTGTTTCGTGCTAAAACATTGTCTGAAGTTCGACGGGATTACGTTTCCGCTTCAAAAACATTGGGGACAAATGATTTTAAAATTATGTTTAGAGAAATCATGCCTAACTTAAGTTCATTAATTATTACCAACTTGACGATGAACTTTGCTGGTAATATCGGGATTGAAACAACATTGACTTTCTTAGGTTTTGGTTTACCAAACGAAACACCAAGTTTGGGGACACTGATTTCATTTGCAACCGATTCTGATGTCTTGGTAAACAAACAATGGGTTTGGGTACCAGCTTCAATTCTAATTTTAGTTTTAATGTTAGCCATCAACTACGTAGGACAAGCATTCAAACGTTCAGCAGATGCGCGTCAACGTCTAGGTTAA
- a CDS encoding oligopeptide ABC transporter substrate-binding protein produces the protein MKKKIMGMVSLFSIFALAACGSGGSDNSKNNDSGSGDKAANTSFEMATKNDKKAIDGGTLEVAVVSDTDFTGIFSPAFSQITLDDYFSEPAQETLISVDKDLKIKEDNPASTVKMDPDSKTVTMTIKDGVKWSDGKDVTADDMIFPYEVIGHKDYAGVRYSDALQQIEGMVEYHDGKADSISGIEKVNDKEIKIKFKKFLPSILQGGNDPILGYAMPKHAFEGIAIKDMEGSDPVRKNPVTMGPYKINKIVAGQSVEFVPNEHYYGEKPKLDKVVMTKVGTAAAAEAMKSKKYDMFYEMPTNTYDSWKDNKGYQMLGQLDNAYDYIGFKMGKWDADKGKVVMDQNAKMADKNLRQAMGYALDNKIIGDRFFAGLRTPANSLIVPPFGELYDKDLKGYTQDVDKAKKLLDDAGFKDTDGDGLREDKDGKKLTINFAFRDNSGVAKSIADYYIQSWKKIGLDVKLSGGRLMEVNSFYDKLGADDPEIDVYQAGWSTGFDPNPSGLYGTVAQFNFTRFESEENTKLLEEMSSEDALDSAKQVEMYKEWQEYAFDQAFAIPTMYMYTLRPVSDRVVDFSIQRQYDAYPWATIGVSSEER, from the coding sequence ATGAAGAAAAAAATCATGGGTATGGTATCATTGTTCAGTATTTTTGCATTAGCTGCCTGCGGTTCTGGCGGTTCAGACAACAGCAAAAATAATGACAGTGGTTCAGGTGACAAAGCAGCAAACACATCTTTTGAAATGGCAACAAAAAATGATAAAAAGGCAATTGACGGCGGCACTTTAGAAGTAGCAGTCGTATCAGATACTGACTTTACTGGTATTTTTAGTCCTGCCTTTAGCCAAATCACATTGGATGACTACTTTAGTGAACCAGCACAAGAAACATTGATTTCTGTTGATAAAGATTTGAAAATCAAAGAAGACAATCCAGCCTCAACAGTTAAAATGGATCCAGATAGTAAAACAGTTACCATGACGATTAAAGACGGCGTAAAATGGAGTGACGGCAAAGACGTTACAGCCGACGACATGATCTTCCCGTATGAAGTAATCGGACACAAAGACTACGCAGGTGTACGTTACAGTGATGCCCTACAACAAATCGAAGGTATGGTAGAATACCATGATGGCAAAGCAGACTCAATCAGTGGGATTGAAAAAGTTAACGACAAAGAAATCAAAATCAAATTCAAAAAATTCCTACCTTCAATTTTACAAGGTGGTAATGACCCAATCTTAGGTTATGCTATGCCAAAACATGCTTTTGAAGGCATTGCGATTAAAGATATGGAAGGTTCTGATCCAGTTCGTAAAAATCCTGTTACAATGGGACCTTATAAAATTAACAAAATCGTTGCCGGACAATCTGTTGAGTTTGTTCCAAACGAACATTACTATGGTGAAAAACCAAAATTAGATAAAGTTGTCATGACAAAAGTTGGTACAGCTGCAGCAGCTGAAGCTATGAAGTCTAAAAAATATGACATGTTCTATGAAATGCCAACAAACACGTATGATTCATGGAAAGACAACAAAGGTTACCAAATGTTAGGTCAATTAGACAATGCCTATGACTACATCGGCTTCAAGATGGGTAAATGGGATGCTGATAAAGGTAAAGTTGTAATGGATCAAAATGCTAAAATGGCAGATAAAAACTTACGTCAAGCAATGGGTTATGCCCTAGATAATAAAATTATCGGCGACCGTTTCTTTGCTGGTTTAAGAACGCCTGCTAACTCATTAATCGTGCCTCCATTTGGCGAATTATATGACAAAGATCTTAAAGGCTACACACAAGATGTAGATAAAGCGAAAAAACTATTAGACGATGCTGGCTTTAAAGATACTGATGGCGATGGTTTACGTGAAGACAAAGACGGTAAGAAATTAACAATCAACTTTGCTTTCCGTGACAACTCTGGTGTAGCAAAATCAATTGCAGATTACTATATCCAATCATGGAAAAAAATTGGTTTAGATGTTAAATTATCTGGCGGCCGTTTGATGGAGGTAAACAGCTTCTACGACAAATTAGGTGCTGACGATCCTGAAATCGACGTTTACCAAGCTGGTTGGTCAACTGGTTTTGATCCAAATCCAAGTGGTTTGTACGGAACAGTTGCACAATTTAACTTTACTCGTTTTGAATCTGAAGAAAATACGAAGTTGTTAGAAGAAATGTCTTCTGAAGATGCATTAGATTCTGCAAAACAAGTAGAAATGTATAAAGAATGGCAAGAATATGCTTTTGATCAAGCATTTGCAATTCCAACAATGTATATGTACACACTACGTCCTGTAAGTGATCGTGTCGTAGATTTCTCTATTCAACGTCAATACGATGCTTATCCATGGGCTACAATCGGTGTAAGTTCTGAAGAACGTTAA
- the acpP gene encoding acyl carrier protein, with product MTREEVFKKVAAVIANHFNVDADQVTDTMSIKDDLNADSISVMEFVLELEDEFGTEISDEDAEQIETVGSAVDYIASHLS from the coding sequence TTGACGCGTGAAGAAGTATTTAAAAAAGTAGCAGCCGTGATTGCAAACCACTTTAACGTGGATGCCGATCAAGTTACTGATACTATGAGCATCAAAGACGACCTGAATGCAGATTCCATTAGCGTGATGGAATTTGTCTTGGAATTAGAAGATGAATTTGGTACCGAAATTTCTGATGAAGATGCCGAACAAATCGAAACAGTAGGTAGTGCAGTAGATTATATTGCCAGCCACTTGTCATAA
- a CDS encoding ABC transporter ATP-binding protein — MSELITIKDLKIHYPIRSGFFNRVTDHVYAVDGVDFVIEKGKTYGLVGESGSGKSTTGKAILGLEKVTGGEIIYNGQDVTKRNVRKKMNYNKDVQMIFQDSMSSLNPKKRVLDIIAEPLRNFERLSDQEEKNRVKELLDIVGMPEDALYKYPHEFSGGQRQRLGVARAVATNPKLIVADEPVSALDLSVQAQVLNFMKRIQQQYDLSYLFISHDLGVVKHMCDNIAIMYKGRFVEIGSREDIYNDPRHIYTKRLLSAIPRIDVPNREAHKENRRHVEEEYIKHQKDYYDNAGRVYDLRKITDTHSVALLNEGAK; from the coding sequence ATGTCAGAATTAATTACGATTAAAGATCTGAAAATCCACTATCCAATTCGCAGCGGTTTCTTTAACCGCGTGACAGACCATGTCTATGCCGTTGATGGTGTTGATTTTGTCATCGAAAAAGGTAAAACATACGGTCTTGTAGGGGAATCAGGTTCAGGCAAATCTACAACCGGTAAAGCGATTTTAGGATTAGAAAAAGTTACCGGCGGAGAAATTATTTATAACGGACAGGATGTCACAAAACGCAATGTCCGGAAAAAAATGAATTACAACAAAGACGTTCAAATGATCTTCCAAGATTCTATGTCCTCTTTGAACCCGAAAAAACGCGTATTAGATATTATTGCAGAACCGTTACGCAACTTTGAACGTTTAAGCGATCAAGAAGAAAAAAATCGTGTAAAAGAATTATTGGATATCGTCGGGATGCCAGAAGATGCCTTATACAAATATCCCCATGAGTTCTCTGGTGGTCAAAGACAGCGTTTAGGTGTTGCCCGTGCAGTTGCAACAAATCCAAAACTAATTGTAGCCGATGAACCTGTATCTGCTTTGGACTTATCCGTTCAAGCACAAGTGTTGAATTTCATGAAACGCATCCAGCAGCAATATGATTTGAGTTATTTATTTATTTCCCATGACTTGGGTGTAGTCAAACACATGTGTGACAATATCGCTATTATGTATAAAGGCCGATTTGTTGAAATTGGCAGTCGGGAAGATATCTACAATGATCCACGTCACATTTATACAAAACGCTTATTATCTGCCATTCCTCGAATTGATGTACCAAATCGTGAGGCGCATAAAGAAAATCGCCGTCATGTGGAAGAAGAATACATCAAGCATCAAAAAGATTATTACGACAATGCGGGGCGCGTTTATGATTTACGCAAGATTACAGATACCCATTCTGTCGCATTATTAAACGAGGGGGCTAAATAA
- a CDS encoding ABC transporter ATP-binding protein, with translation MSQDNQLLEVQDLHTGFRIKDEYYDAVDGVSFTLERNEILAIVGESGCGKSTLATTIMGLHDPKNTRITGEMLYKDLDLANLNETLYNKIRGNDIGMIFQDPLSALNPLMRIEDQIKEGLVYHTNMTAEQRQARAMELLDQVGIPNPKRVGRQYPHELSGGMRQRVIIAIAIAAKPPILIADEPTTALDVTIQAQILDLLKDLQEETESGIILITHDLGVVAEMADRVAVMYAGQFVEVAPVEELFNNPQHPYTRSLLNSIPQEDNHDNELHVIEGIVPTLVKMPRTGCRFAPRIPWIPESDHEENPTLHEVGKDHLVRCTCYKHFHFKDEGEV, from the coding sequence TTGTCACAAGATAATCAATTATTAGAAGTTCAAGATCTGCACACGGGCTTTCGTATTAAAGATGAATACTACGATGCTGTTGACGGTGTGTCATTTACTTTAGAACGTAACGAAATTTTAGCGATTGTTGGTGAGTCAGGTTGTGGAAAGAGTACACTTGCAACGACCATTATGGGATTGCATGATCCAAAAAACACCCGTATCACTGGTGAGATGCTTTATAAAGATTTGGACTTAGCCAATTTAAATGAAACTTTATATAACAAAATTCGCGGAAATGATATTGGGATGATCTTCCAAGATCCATTGTCAGCCTTAAATCCTTTGATGCGAATTGAAGACCAGATTAAAGAAGGTTTGGTTTATCACACCAATATGACCGCAGAGCAACGGCAAGCACGGGCGATGGAATTACTAGATCAAGTTGGAATTCCAAATCCCAAACGAGTAGGGCGCCAGTATCCCCATGAATTATCTGGTGGGATGCGTCAGCGGGTTATTATCGCGATTGCGATTGCAGCAAAGCCACCGATTTTGATTGCCGATGAACCAACTACTGCATTGGACGTAACCATCCAAGCGCAAATTTTAGATTTGTTAAAAGATTTACAAGAAGAAACGGAATCTGGCATTATTTTGATTACCCATGACCTGGGTGTCGTAGCTGAAATGGCTGACCGAGTAGCGGTAATGTATGCTGGTCAATTTGTTGAAGTGGCACCAGTAGAAGAGTTGTTTAACAACCCACAACATCCGTATACCCGTTCACTTTTAAACTCAATTCCGCAAGAAGACAATCACGATAATGAACTTCATGTAATTGAAGGGATTGTACCGACCTTGGTGAAAATGCCACGGACAGGTTGCCGTTTTGCACCACGGATTCCTTGGATTCCAGAAAGTGATCACGAGGAAAATCCAACCTTACACGAAGTTGGAAAAGATCACTTGGTGCGTTGTACTTGCTACAAGCACTTCCATTTTAAAGACGAAGGAGAAGTGTAA
- a CDS encoding DAK2 domain-containing protein produces MKVTEISASQFQEMVQAGASRLQVNAEYVNSLNVFPVPDGDTGTNMNMSMTSGAKAVLDSASENVGELANVLAKGLLMGARGNSGVILSQLFRGFSKQIPDVATLNATDLAKAFTHGVETAYKAVMKPVEGTILTVARVAAEYGEKKAAETDDCVEVLKAVVKGGKRALAKTPDLLPVLKEVGVVDSGGQGLLYVYEGFLSALTGEYQADETFEPTPAAMDEMVNAEHHRSVQGQLATADIKFGYCTEIMVNIGEGPTVDSEFDYETFRNYLDGLGDSLLVVNDDEIIKVHVHTEHPGEVMNYGQKFGALVKVKVDNMRLQHETILEHDHQVEEFATEPANLPRVPYAVIAIAAGEGVAELFRSLGANYVISGGQTMNPSTQDILDAIKKVNADKVIVLPNNKNIFMAADQAAEVAEIPVAVIASKTIPQGMTAMLSFNEQADLETNKQAMTDSLKDVISGSVTHAIRDTNIDGIEIHEGDFLGMVDGAIVISNPDQMQTALTTLEKMITPETEIITIIFGDEAKEKDAKKLSEALLAKHGDLEVEIHEGNQPVYPYLFAAE; encoded by the coding sequence GTGAAAGTAACGGAAATAAGCGCAAGTCAATTCCAGGAAATGGTCCAGGCTGGTGCTAGTCGTCTGCAAGTCAATGCAGAATATGTCAACTCGTTGAATGTTTTCCCGGTGCCAGATGGCGATACCGGAACCAACATGAATATGTCCATGACCAGTGGCGCTAAAGCTGTTTTAGATTCTGCATCAGAAAATGTTGGGGAATTAGCCAATGTTTTAGCTAAAGGATTGTTAATGGGAGCCCGAGGAAATTCCGGTGTTATCTTATCGCAATTGTTCCGCGGTTTTTCAAAACAAATTCCAGATGTGGCCACATTAAATGCCACAGATTTAGCCAAAGCATTTACCCATGGTGTGGAAACGGCGTATAAAGCAGTAATGAAGCCAGTTGAAGGAACCATTTTAACTGTGGCTCGCGTTGCGGCAGAATACGGCGAGAAAAAAGCAGCTGAAACAGATGACTGTGTAGAAGTTTTAAAAGCAGTTGTAAAAGGCGGAAAACGCGCCTTAGCCAAAACACCAGATTTATTGCCAGTCTTAAAAGAAGTTGGCGTAGTGGATAGTGGTGGTCAAGGTTTACTTTATGTTTATGAAGGCTTTTTATCTGCATTAACTGGAGAATATCAAGCGGATGAAACATTTGAACCAACCCCTGCTGCCATGGATGAAATGGTCAATGCCGAACATCACCGTAGCGTGCAAGGGCAATTAGCTACAGCAGATATTAAATTTGGTTATTGTACTGAAATTATGGTAAATATCGGTGAAGGACCAACTGTTGACAGTGAGTTTGACTATGAAACTTTCCGTAATTACCTAGATGGTTTAGGCGATTCATTATTAGTTGTCAATGACGATGAAATCATCAAAGTCCATGTGCATACAGAACATCCTGGTGAAGTCATGAATTATGGTCAAAAATTTGGGGCATTAGTTAAAGTTAAAGTAGACAATATGCGCTTGCAACACGAAACCATTTTAGAACATGACCATCAAGTTGAAGAATTTGCCACTGAACCAGCTAACTTACCACGGGTTCCTTATGCTGTAATCGCTATTGCAGCAGGTGAAGGAGTAGCAGAATTATTCCGGAGCTTAGGAGCAAATTATGTGATTTCAGGCGGTCAAACGATGAACCCAAGCACACAAGATATTTTAGATGCAATAAAAAAAGTCAATGCCGATAAAGTAATTGTGTTGCCAAACAATAAAAACATCTTCATGGCTGCTGATCAAGCAGCAGAAGTTGCAGAAATTCCAGTAGCAGTAATTGCTTCTAAAACTATTCCACAAGGTATGACTGCGATGTTGAGCTTTAACGAACAAGCAGACCTTGAGACTAACAAACAAGCGATGACAGATTCCTTAAAAGATGTTATCTCAGGCTCAGTGACGCATGCAATTCGCGATACCAACATCGATGGGATTGAAATTCATGAAGGCGACTTTTTAGGAATGGTCGACGGTGCAATTGTTATTTCAAATCCAGATCAAATGCAGACAGCTTTGACGACTTTGGAAAAAATGATCACACCAGAGACTGAAATTATTACCATTATTTTTGGTGATGAAGCCAAAGAAAAGGATGCAAAAAAACTGTCCGAAGCATTACTTGCAAAACATGGTGATTTAGAAGTCGAAATTCACGAAGGCAATCAACCGGTATATCCATACCTGTTTGCAGCAGAATAG
- the recG gene encoding ATP-dependent DNA helicase RecG — protein MTAGLKTEVAYLKGVGPKRAQDLASLGIVTVEDLLSYYPFRYDDIKERDLTELSDQEKVTLKGVVVAPAVVNRFGYKKSMLKFRMMQDHVVFNVSFFNQPYLKDKVVLGEELAVYGKWDAKRKAMTGMKILGSGTDDDFAPIYHVNKSLKQKTLIDLIRQAFELYQNQIDENLPVSLKEKYRLIDRDKAMYAMHFPRDKEESHQAKRRVVFEEFFLFQMKLQALKQAEKAAINGLAIQYDVKRLKTFIDSLPFELTGAQKKVTNEICADLKSPQHMQRLLQGDVGSGKTVVAAIALYATMTAGFQGALMVPTEILAQQHMESLNQLFDPLEVSTALLTGSTKAKERRLILAQLENGEIDVIVGTHALIQEDVTFSNLGLVITDEQHRFGVNQRRVLREKGLRPDVLFMTATPIPRTLAITAYGEMDVSVIDELPAGRIPIETRWVRPSQLDAILDWSYRELKKGHQMYVICPLIEESETLDVKNATEIYEHLQAFYGDDYAVGMLHGKMKNQEKEAIMTDFKDNKMQVLVSTTVIEVGVNVPNATVMLIIDAERFGLAQLHQLRGRVGRGAEASYCILVADPKNETGAARMKIMTETNNGFILSEEDLKLRGPGEVFGFRQSGIPQFIAGDLVADANILEVAQSEAKNVWRMKNWQVLPEYHGLAAAIKNQTSAQFFD, from the coding sequence ATGACTGCAGGACTAAAAACAGAAGTTGCTTATTTAAAAGGTGTGGGACCAAAAAGAGCGCAGGATTTAGCTAGCCTTGGGATTGTGACGGTAGAAGATTTACTAAGCTACTACCCTTTTCGCTATGACGATATTAAAGAACGTGACTTAACCGAGCTTTCTGATCAAGAAAAAGTTACCTTAAAAGGTGTCGTAGTGGCGCCGGCTGTGGTGAACCGCTTTGGGTACAAAAAATCAATGTTGAAATTTCGCATGATGCAAGATCATGTGGTTTTTAATGTCTCTTTTTTTAATCAGCCCTATTTAAAAGACAAAGTTGTTTTAGGCGAAGAATTGGCAGTTTATGGCAAGTGGGATGCCAAGCGAAAAGCAATGACGGGTATGAAAATTTTGGGCTCTGGCACAGATGATGATTTCGCCCCAATTTATCACGTCAATAAAAGTTTGAAACAAAAAACGTTAATCGATTTAATTCGCCAAGCTTTTGAACTTTATCAAAATCAAATTGACGAGAATCTGCCTGTATCCTTAAAAGAAAAATATCGCTTAATCGATCGTGACAAAGCGATGTATGCCATGCATTTTCCACGGGATAAAGAAGAAAGTCATCAAGCTAAGCGGCGCGTTGTTTTTGAAGAATTTTTCTTGTTCCAAATGAAGTTGCAGGCCCTAAAGCAAGCAGAAAAAGCTGCAATCAATGGTTTGGCGATTCAATATGATGTCAAGCGGTTGAAAACTTTTATTGATAGCCTGCCCTTTGAATTGACAGGTGCGCAAAAAAAAGTAACCAATGAGATTTGTGCCGACTTAAAGAGTCCCCAACATATGCAACGCTTATTGCAAGGGGATGTCGGTAGCGGGAAAACGGTCGTGGCGGCGATTGCTCTATATGCTACAATGACAGCTGGCTTTCAAGGAGCATTGATGGTACCAACAGAAATCTTGGCTCAGCAGCACATGGAAAGTCTAAACCAATTGTTTGATCCGTTGGAAGTTTCTACGGCTCTTTTGACAGGATCCACCAAGGCCAAAGAACGCCGGCTTATTTTAGCGCAATTGGAAAATGGTGAAATTGACGTCATTGTTGGGACCCATGCGCTAATCCAAGAAGATGTGACGTTTTCAAATTTAGGCTTAGTGATTACCGATGAACAACACCGTTTCGGGGTAAACCAACGTCGTGTATTACGGGAAAAAGGCTTGCGCCCAGATGTCTTATTTATGACAGCTACGCCAATTCCGCGAACCTTAGCGATTACGGCTTACGGGGAAATGGATGTTTCTGTTATCGATGAACTGCCAGCTGGTCGGATTCCGATTGAAACACGCTGGGTGCGACCGAGTCAGTTAGATGCTATTTTGGATTGGTCTTATCGCGAGTTAAAAAAAGGACATCAAATGTATGTTATTTGCCCATTAATTGAGGAGTCAGAAACATTGGATGTTAAAAACGCGACGGAGATTTATGAACATCTACAAGCTTTTTACGGGGATGATTATGCAGTGGGGATGCTTCACGGCAAAATGAAAAACCAAGAAAAAGAAGCGATTATGACTGACTTCAAGGACAATAAAATGCAAGTGCTAGTATCCACGACTGTCATTGAAGTTGGTGTTAATGTGCCCAATGCAACTGTGATGCTGATTATTGATGCCGAACGTTTTGGTTTAGCACAACTCCACCAATTGCGGGGCCGAGTGGGGCGAGGCGCAGAGGCTTCTTATTGTATTTTAGTTGCAGATCCTAAAAATGAAACGGGAGCTGCACGGATGAAAATTATGACAGAAACAAATAATGGCTTCATTTTAAGTGAAGAAGACTTGAAACTACGCGGCCCAGGAGAAGTATTTGGTTTCCGGCAATCAGGGATTCCGCAATTTATAGCCGGTGATTTAGTCGCAGATGCCAATATTTTGGAAGTAGCCCAAAGTGAAGCAAAAAATGTTTGGCGAATGAAAAACTGGCAAGTATTACCGGAATATCACGGATTGGCTGCAGCAATAAAAAATCAGACCAGTGCGCAATTCTTTGATTGA